Proteins encoded together in one Pseudoroseomonas cervicalis window:
- a CDS encoding benzoate/H(+) symporter BenE family transporter: MTDTATAQPGLLQPILAGVLAAVVGFASSFTIVLAGFHAMGASQSQAASGLLALCVMQGVVAPLLSWRLRMPIITAWSTPGAALLVATGLPEGGFAVAVGAFLLAALLIILAGLWKPFGRAVSSIPPSLANAMLAGILLEICLAPMRAVGAMPLLALPVILSWALAWRFARLWAVPAAVLVAAVLILLATPLPQGALADIAPRLEWVTPAFTLSAAISIALPLFLVTMASQNVPGLAVLQANGYRPAPGPIFTATGIASLLIAPFGAHSLNLAAITAALCAGRDSHPDPARRWVAAVSGGACYVLLGLCASFAVAFIAASPPLLIQTVAGLALLASLGGALTAALADERQRLPAVITFATTASGLALFGIGAAFWGLLGGGALMLLERARIKI, from the coding sequence ATGACCGACACCGCCACCGCCCAACCCGGCCTGCTGCAGCCGATCCTGGCCGGGGTGCTGGCGGCCGTGGTCGGCTTCGCCTCCTCCTTCACCATCGTGCTGGCCGGCTTCCACGCCATGGGGGCCAGCCAGTCCCAGGCCGCCTCCGGCCTGCTGGCGCTCTGCGTCATGCAGGGGGTGGTGGCGCCGCTGCTCAGCTGGCGGCTGCGCATGCCCATCATCACCGCCTGGTCCACCCCGGGCGCCGCGCTGCTGGTGGCCACCGGCCTGCCCGAGGGCGGCTTCGCCGTGGCCGTCGGCGCCTTCCTGCTGGCGGCGCTGCTGATCATCCTGGCCGGGCTGTGGAAACCCTTCGGCCGCGCCGTCTCCTCCATCCCGCCCAGCCTGGCCAATGCCATGCTGGCCGGCATCCTGCTGGAGATCTGCCTGGCGCCGATGCGCGCCGTCGGCGCCATGCCGCTGCTGGCCCTGCCGGTCATCCTGAGCTGGGCCCTGGCCTGGCGCTTCGCCCGGCTCTGGGCGGTGCCCGCCGCCGTGCTGGTGGCCGCGGTGCTGATCCTGCTGGCGACGCCGCTGCCGCAGGGCGCGCTGGCCGATATCGCGCCGCGGCTGGAATGGGTGACGCCCGCCTTCACCCTGAGCGCCGCCATCAGCATCGCCCTGCCGCTCTTCCTGGTCACCATGGCCTCGCAGAACGTGCCGGGCCTGGCGGTGCTGCAGGCCAATGGCTATCGCCCCGCGCCGGGGCCGATCTTCACCGCCACCGGCATCGCCAGCCTGCTGATCGCCCCCTTCGGCGCGCATTCGCTGAACCTGGCCGCCATCACCGCCGCCCTCTGCGCCGGGCGCGATTCGCATCCCGATCCGGCGCGCCGCTGGGTCGCGGCCGTCTCGGGCGGCGCCTGCTACGTGCTGCTCGGCCTCTGCGCCAGCTTCGCCGTCGCCTTCATCGCCGCCTCCCCGCCGCTGCTGATCCAGACCGTCGCCGGCCTGGCCCTGCTCGCCAGCCTGGGCGGCGCGCTGACCGCGGCGCTGGCCGATGAGCGGCAGCGCCTGCCGGCCGTCATCACCTTCGCCACCACGGCCTCGGGGCTGGCGCTGTTCGGCATCGGCGCGGCCTTCTGGGGGCTGCTCGGCGGCGGGGCGCTGATGCTGCTGGAGCGGGCGAGAATCAAAATCTGA
- a CDS encoding SDR family oxidoreductase, whose amino-acid sequence MKLSLEGRTALITGGSKGLGLAMARAFGEAGAKVAIVARGEAALAQAAAETGAHPLQADIATAEGCEAAFDGAVAALGRVDILVNNAGTSQRGAFPEVSDALWQQDLDLKLFAAIRLSRRAWAGMAERRWGRIINVLNIGAKAPPAQGAPTAVSRAAGMALTKVMAHEGAPHGILVNALLVGIIESDQWVRRHAADPRGLSFEEWKQEMAAPVPLGRLGRPEEFAATALFLASEAGGYITGTALNVDGGRSPVV is encoded by the coding sequence ATGAAATTGTCGCTCGAGGGTCGCACGGCCCTGATCACCGGCGGGTCCAAGGGCCTGGGCCTGGCCATGGCGCGCGCCTTCGGCGAGGCCGGGGCGAAGGTCGCCATCGTGGCGCGGGGCGAGGCGGCGCTGGCCCAGGCCGCGGCCGAGACCGGCGCGCATCCGCTGCAGGCCGATATCGCCACGGCCGAGGGCTGCGAGGCCGCCTTTGACGGCGCGGTGGCGGCGCTGGGCCGGGTGGACATCCTGGTCAACAATGCCGGCACCAGCCAGCGCGGCGCCTTCCCCGAGGTGAGCGATGCGCTGTGGCAGCAGGATCTCGACCTGAAGCTGTTCGCCGCCATAAGGCTGTCGCGCCGCGCCTGGGCCGGCATGGCGGAGCGGCGCTGGGGCCGCATCATCAATGTGCTGAACATCGGCGCCAAGGCGCCGCCGGCGCAGGGCGCGCCGACCGCCGTCTCCCGCGCCGCCGGCATGGCGCTGACCAAGGTGATGGCGCATGAGGGCGCGCCGCATGGCATCCTGGTCAACGCCCTGCTGGTCGGCATCATCGAGAGCGACCAATGGGTGCGCCGGCATGCGGCGGATCCGCGCGGCCTGAGCTTCGAGGAATGGAAGCAGGAGATGGCCGCGCCGGTGCCGCTGGGCCGCCTGGGCCGGCCGGAGGAGTTCGCGGCGACGGCCTTGTTCCTGGCCAGCGAGGCCGGCGGCTACATCACCGGCACCGCGCTGAACGTCGATGGCGGCCGCAGCCCGGTCGTCTGA
- a CDS encoding DUF1328 domain-containing protein has translation MLKWALIFLVISIVAGALGFTGVSAVTGRIAKIIFGVFLLLFILLLVMALMAGELIF, from the coding sequence ATGCTGAAATGGGCCCTGATCTTCCTGGTGATCTCGATCGTCGCGGGCGCGCTGGGCTTCACCGGTGTCTCGGCGGTGACCGGGCGCATCGCCAAGATCATCTTCGGCGTCTTCCTGCTGCTGTTCATCCTGCTGCTGGTGATGGCGCTGATGGCGGGCGAGCTGATCTTCTGA
- a CDS encoding cisplatin damage response ATP-dependent DNA ligase encodes MSLPAFAELLERLLFTPGRNAKLALLKRWFATQPDPDRGVGLAAIAGELSFSAAKPSLVRELVKTRVDPVLLAWSHDYVGDFAETVALIWPEPPQRPNRPPPDLSEVVEALELAPKSEIPALLEGWLDVLDPGGRLALIKLVTGGLRVGASGRLARQALAEWSGQPVEEVEEVWHGIAPPYLPLFAWLEGRAERPDPRDAPVFRSPMLAQPLEEPDIAALDHSAFRAEWKWDGIRVQASSGPGGRRLWSRTGEDISQSFPEILEAMEFHAVLDGELLVIRDGEVAPFADLQQRLNRKVVGAKMLRDYPVGLRLYDLLFEAGEDLRPLPFDARRDRLEAWFAAAKPARMDLSPQVAFASLDQLRGLRDGARAAGIEGLMLKRGDAPYLAGRPKGLWWKWKRAPLSVDAVLMYAQRGHGKRSSTYSDYTFGLWREDGAGGRELVPVGKAYSGYTDQELVWLDRWIRNHTTARFGPVREVEKALVLEVVFDAAQLSSRHKSGVAMRFPRISRLRADKPAEEADALATLMAMVENRPEAAEADAG; translated from the coding sequence ATGAGCCTGCCCGCCTTTGCCGAGCTGCTGGAGCGGCTGCTCTTCACCCCCGGGCGTAACGCCAAGCTGGCCCTGCTGAAGCGCTGGTTCGCGACCCAGCCCGACCCGGATCGCGGCGTCGGCCTCGCCGCCATCGCCGGTGAGCTCTCCTTCAGTGCGGCGAAGCCCTCCCTGGTGCGGGAGCTGGTGAAGACGCGGGTCGACCCGGTGCTGCTGGCCTGGAGCCATGACTATGTCGGCGATTTCGCCGAGACGGTGGCGCTGATCTGGCCGGAGCCGCCGCAGCGCCCGAACCGCCCGCCGCCCGATCTGTCCGAGGTGGTGGAGGCGCTGGAGCTGGCGCCGAAATCCGAGATCCCGGCGCTGCTGGAGGGCTGGCTGGATGTGCTGGACCCGGGCGGGCGGCTGGCGCTGATCAAGCTGGTGACCGGGGGCCTGCGTGTCGGCGCTTCAGGGCGGCTGGCGCGCCAGGCGCTGGCGGAATGGTCGGGCCAGCCGGTCGAGGAGGTGGAGGAAGTCTGGCATGGCATCGCGCCGCCCTATCTGCCGCTCTTCGCCTGGCTGGAGGGCCGCGCCGAACGGCCCGATCCGCGCGACGCGCCGGTCTTCCGCTCGCCCATGCTGGCGCAGCCGCTGGAGGAGCCAGATATCGCGGCCCTCGACCACAGCGCCTTCCGCGCCGAATGGAAATGGGACGGCATCCGGGTGCAGGCCTCGTCCGGGCCCGGCGGGCGGCGGCTCTGGTCGCGCACCGGCGAGGACATCTCCCAGTCCTTCCCCGAGATCCTGGAGGCGATGGAGTTCCACGCCGTGCTGGATGGCGAGCTGCTGGTGATCCGCGATGGCGAGGTGGCCCCCTTCGCCGATCTGCAGCAGCGGCTGAACCGCAAGGTGGTCGGGGCGAAGATGCTGCGCGACTATCCGGTGGGGCTCAGGCTCTACGATCTGCTGTTCGAGGCCGGGGAGGATCTTCGCCCGCTGCCTTTCGACGCCCGGCGCGACCGGCTGGAGGCCTGGTTCGCGGCCGCGAAGCCGGCGCGGATGGATCTCTCGCCGCAGGTGGCCTTCGCCTCGCTCGACCAGCTGCGGGGGCTGCGCGATGGCGCCCGCGCCGCGGGCATCGAGGGGCTGATGCTGAAGCGCGGCGACGCGCCCTATCTGGCCGGGCGGCCCAAGGGGCTGTGGTGGAAATGGAAGCGCGCGCCGCTCTCGGTCGATGCGGTGCTGATGTATGCGCAGCGCGGCCATGGCAAGCGCAGCAGCACCTACTCCGACTACACTTTCGGCCTGTGGCGCGAGGACGGGGCCGGGGGTCGGGAGCTGGTGCCGGTCGGGAAAGCCTATTCCGGCTATACCGACCAGGAGCTGGTCTGGCTCGATCGCTGGATCCGCAACCACACCACCGCCCGTTTCGGCCCGGTGCGGGAGGTGGAGAAGGCGCTGGTGCTGGAGGTGGTGTTCGACGCCGCGCAGCTTTCCTCCCGCCACAAATCGGGCGTGGCCATGCGTTTCCCGCGCATTTCCCGTCTGCGCGCCGACAAGCCGGCGGAGGAGGCCGATGCGCTGGCGACGCTGATGGCCATGGTGGAGAACCGCCCCGAGGCTGCGGAGGCGGATGCCGGCTAG
- a CDS encoding ligase-associated DNA damage response exonuclease — protein MAAPHPESWIRPTPQGLYCEPGDFHIDPALPVARAIVSHGHSDHARPDHDAVLATPETLAIMQARLGEGRAGRQQMPLGYHQPILQNGVRITLVPAGHVLGSAQVVLEWQGSRIVVSGDYKRQEDPTCAPFEPVPCDVFVTEATFALPVFRHPPVAQEIRRLLDSVALFPERAHLVGCYALGKCQRLIALLRQAGWERPVYLHGAQASMCALYERFGVPLGELRPVPRPAKRGESVLPGEIVLAPPSAEANPWARRLADPVTALASGWMRVRQRAKARGVELPLIVSDHVDWDDLLASIEEVGAPEVWVTHGREEALIHALAARGVRGRALHLVGREEDEDASEEAPAAEDAAATEGAA, from the coding sequence ATGGCCGCGCCGCACCCCGAGAGCTGGATCCGTCCCACCCCGCAGGGCCTCTATTGCGAGCCCGGGGATTTCCATATCGACCCGGCTCTGCCGGTGGCGCGCGCCATCGTCAGCCATGGCCATTCCGACCATGCCCGGCCCGACCATGATGCCGTGCTGGCGACGCCCGAGACCCTGGCCATCATGCAGGCGCGGCTGGGCGAGGGCAGGGCGGGACGGCAGCAGATGCCGCTCGGCTACCACCAGCCGATCCTGCAGAACGGGGTGCGCATCACTTTGGTGCCGGCAGGACACGTGTTGGGCTCGGCGCAGGTGGTGCTGGAATGGCAGGGCAGCCGCATCGTCGTCTCCGGCGACTACAAGCGGCAGGAGGACCCGACCTGCGCGCCCTTCGAGCCGGTGCCCTGCGACGTCTTCGTCACCGAGGCGACCTTCGCCCTGCCGGTGTTCCGCCACCCGCCGGTGGCGCAGGAGATCCGCCGCCTGCTGGACAGCGTTGCCCTGTTCCCGGAGCGGGCGCATCTGGTCGGCTGCTACGCGCTGGGCAAATGCCAGCGGCTGATCGCCCTGCTGCGCCAGGCGGGGTGGGAGCGGCCGGTCTATCTGCACGGCGCCCAGGCCTCGATGTGCGCGCTGTATGAGCGCTTCGGGGTGCCGCTCGGAGAATTGCGGCCGGTGCCGCGCCCGGCGAAGCGCGGGGAGAGCGTGCTGCCGGGCGAGATCGTGCTCGCGCCCCCCTCGGCCGAGGCCAATCCCTGGGCGCGGCGGCTGGCCGATCCGGTGACGGCGCTGGCCTCGGGCTGGATGCGGGTGCGCCAGCGCGCCAAGGCGCGCGGCGTCGAGCTGCCGCTGATCGTCAGCGACCATGTCGACTGGGATGATTTGCTGGCCAGCATCGAGGAGGTGGGTGCGCCGGAGGTCTGGGTGACGCATGGGCGGGAGGAGGCGCTGATCCATGCGCTGGCCGCGCGCGGTGTGCGCGGCCGCGCCTTGCACCTGGTGGGGCGCGAGGAGGATGAGGATGCGTCCGAGGAGGCGCCCGCCGCCGAGGACGCCGCCGCCACGGAGGGCGCGGCATGA
- a CDS encoding peptidase, with amino-acid sequence MTYCVGLWLEQGLVMLSDTRTNAGVDNISVFSKMYTAIAPGERMLCMLAAGNLAITQAVWNRLGEGLMLDGERHTLLTVPSMFRAAQLVGAAIRAVYEMDGAMLKAQGVGFDVSIMLGGEIAGGPQRLYLVYAAGNFIEATPDTPFLQIGEHKYGKPILDRALTHQTSLEDGVKLTLVSMDSTLRSNLTVGLPLDLLVYEAGTQQIRLQRRITEEDPYFRALREDWSTALRDAYRRMPAPDWL; translated from the coding sequence ATGACCTATTGCGTCGGGCTCTGGCTGGAGCAGGGGCTGGTCATGCTCTCCGACACCCGCACCAATGCGGGCGTCGACAACATCTCGGTCTTCTCGAAGATGTACACGGCGATCGCGCCGGGGGAGCGCATGCTCTGCATGCTGGCCGCCGGCAACCTGGCCATCACCCAGGCGGTGTGGAACCGGCTGGGCGAGGGGCTGATGCTGGATGGCGAGCGGCACACGCTGCTGACCGTGCCCAGCATGTTCCGCGCCGCCCAGCTGGTGGGCGCCGCCATCCGCGCCGTCTATGAGATGGATGGCGCGATGCTGAAGGCGCAAGGGGTGGGCTTCGACGTCTCCATCATGCTGGGGGGCGAGATCGCCGGCGGGCCGCAGCGTCTCTATCTGGTCTATGCCGCCGGCAATTTCATCGAGGCGACGCCCGACACGCCCTTCCTGCAGATCGGCGAGCACAAATACGGCAAGCCGATCCTCGACCGCGCGCTGACCCACCAGACCAGCCTGGAGGATGGGGTGAAGCTGACCCTGGTCAGCATGGACAGCACGCTGCGCTCCAACCTCACCGTCGGCCTGCCGCTGGACCTGCTGGTCTATGAGGCGGGCACGCAGCAGATCCGGCTGCAGCGCCGCATCACCGAGGAGGATCCCTATTTCCGCGCCCTGCGGGAGGATTGGTCCACCGCGCTGCGCGACGCCTATCGCCGCATGCCGGCACCCGACTGGCTGTAG
- a CDS encoding alpha-E domain-containing protein, which translates to MLSRTADCLFWLGRYSERAGNVARGLAATLRMALLANPLSAADEEWRALMIATGCEPTFRQRHPVHSQDAAVAWLALDPENPAGIAACVEAARRNARTVRTALTVDMWEAINDTWIEFRRLDSSAIKGDRLPGFLDWVRSRTLLFNGAAADTMLRDDAWRFCHLGTMLERADNTARLLDVRHAAFASDATEDAANYAQWQAVLRSVSALRAYQHVYHARLSPAHVAELLILRPELPRSLLACYRRVEQTLEQIAIANDGARGECHRLAGGLHARLRYGRIDAILEGGLHGFLTGIIDQNVLLGQEIGRLYLNGRQT; encoded by the coding sequence ATGCTGTCCCGGACCGCCGACTGCCTGTTCTGGCTCGGCCGCTATTCCGAGCGCGCCGGCAATGTCGCGCGCGGCCTGGCCGCCACGCTGCGCATGGCGCTGCTGGCCAATCCGCTCAGCGCCGCCGATGAGGAATGGCGCGCCCTGATGATCGCGACCGGCTGTGAGCCGACCTTCCGCCAGCGCCACCCCGTGCATTCGCAGGATGCCGCCGTGGCCTGGCTGGCGCTGGACCCGGAGAACCCGGCCGGCATCGCCGCCTGTGTCGAGGCGGCGCGGCGCAATGCCCGCACCGTGCGCACCGCGCTGACCGTCGATATGTGGGAGGCGATCAACGACACCTGGATCGAGTTCCGCCGCCTCGATTCCAGCGCCATCAAGGGCGACCGGCTGCCCGGCTTCCTCGACTGGGTGCGCAGCCGCACCCTGCTGTTCAACGGCGCCGCCGCCGACACCATGCTGCGCGACGATGCCTGGCGCTTCTGCCATCTCGGCACCATGCTGGAGCGCGCCGACAACACCGCGCGGCTGCTCGATGTGCGCCACGCCGCCTTCGCCAGCGATGCGACGGAGGATGCGGCGAATTACGCGCAATGGCAGGCGGTGCTGCGCTCGGTCTCGGCGCTGCGCGCCTATCAGCATGTCTATCACGCGCGGCTCAGCCCGGCGCATGTGGCGGAGCTGCTGATCCTGCGGCCGGAGCTGCCGCGCTCGCTGCTCGCCTGCTACCGCCGGGTGGAGCAGACGCTGGAGCAGATCGCCATCGCCAATGACGGGGCGCGCGGCGAATGCCACCGCCTGGCCGGCGGGCTGCATGCCCGGCTGCGCTATGGCCGCATCGACGCCATCCTGGAGGGCGGGCTGCACGGCTTCCTCACCGGCATCATCGACCAGAATGTGCTGCTGGGGCAGGAGATCGGCCGGCTCTACCTGAATGGCCGGCAGACATGA
- a CDS encoding circularly permuted type 2 ATP-grasp protein — protein sequence MNADGDIRPPYAEMARFLDATGLEALDQKRREAEVLFRRIGVTFAVYTEGGDPERLIPFDVIPRILSREEWERLSRGLEQRVRALNAFLADVYGPKEIIKAGRVPAELVLENEGYLKQMEGFTPPGGVYTVISGIDLVRTGPDEFYVLEDNCRTPSGVSYMLENREAMLRLFPELFTRHRIAPVSHYPEELLETLKSIAPAGSGPEPKVVVLTPGPYNSAYYEHSFLADEMGVELVEGADLFVRDRVVYMRTTAGAQRVDVIYRRIDDDFLDPEAFRPDSALGVPGLMAAYKAGNVALANAPGAGIADDKAIYPFVPEMVRFYLGEEPILSNVPTFMCEREADRDYVLANLDKLVVKLARGSGGYGMLVGPHATEEQRADFAARITARPGDYIAQPTLALSTVPTLGDGGIAPRHVDLRPFVLFGRSVRMVPGGLTRVALREGSLVVNSSQGGGTKDTWVLDDAPANRPQDQAQGQTQSQAQGGGEGRAEGPAQGQSQGSVPPPMAANDATAGEI from the coding sequence ATGAACGCCGATGGCGACATCCGCCCGCCCTATGCCGAAATGGCCCGCTTCCTGGATGCCACGGGCCTGGAGGCCCTGGACCAGAAACGCCGCGAGGCCGAGGTGCTGTTCCGCCGCATCGGCGTCACCTTCGCCGTCTACACCGAGGGCGGCGACCCCGAGCGGCTGATCCCCTTCGACGTCATCCCCCGCATCCTCTCGCGCGAGGAATGGGAGCGGCTCTCGCGCGGGCTGGAGCAGCGGGTGCGGGCACTGAACGCCTTCCTGGCCGATGTCTATGGCCCGAAGGAGATCATCAAGGCCGGGCGCGTGCCGGCCGAGCTGGTGCTGGAGAATGAGGGCTATCTGAAGCAGATGGAGGGCTTCACCCCGCCGGGTGGGGTCTACACGGTGATCTCCGGCATCGACCTGGTGCGCACCGGGCCGGACGAGTTCTACGTGCTGGAGGACAATTGCCGCACGCCCTCCGGCGTCTCCTACATGCTGGAGAATCGGGAGGCGATGCTGCGCCTCTTCCCCGAGCTGTTCACCCGCCATCGCATCGCGCCGGTCAGCCACTATCCGGAGGAGCTGCTGGAGACGCTGAAGAGCATCGCCCCCGCCGGCAGCGGGCCGGAGCCCAAGGTGGTGGTGCTGACCCCGGGCCCCTACAACAGCGCCTATTACGAGCATTCCTTCCTGGCCGATGAGATGGGCGTCGAGCTGGTGGAGGGCGCCGACCTCTTCGTGCGCGACCGCGTGGTCTATATGCGCACCACGGCGGGCGCCCAGCGCGTCGATGTCATCTATCGCCGCATCGACGATGATTTCCTCGACCCCGAGGCCTTCCGCCCCGACAGCGCGCTCGGCGTGCCCGGGCTGATGGCGGCCTACAAGGCCGGCAATGTGGCGCTGGCCAATGCGCCGGGCGCCGGCATCGCCGATGACAAGGCGATCTACCCCTTCGTGCCCGAGATGGTGCGCTTCTATCTGGGCGAGGAGCCGATCCTCTCCAACGTGCCCACCTTCATGTGCGAGCGTGAGGCCGACCGCGACTATGTGCTGGCCAATCTCGACAAGCTGGTGGTGAAGCTGGCGCGCGGCTCCGGCGGCTATGGCATGCTGGTGGGCCCGCATGCGACGGAGGAGCAGCGCGCCGATTTCGCCGCCCGCATCACCGCGCGGCCGGGCGACTACATCGCGCAGCCGACGCTCGCACTTTCCACTGTGCCGACGCTGGGCGATGGTGGCATCGCGCCGCGCCATGTCGACCTGCGCCCCTTCGTGCTGTTCGGCCGCAGCGTGCGCATGGTGCCGGGCGGGCTGACCCGCGTCGCGCTGCGCGAGGGCTCGCTGGTGGTCAATTCCAGCCAGGGCGGCGGCACCAAGGACACCTGGGTGCTGGACGACGCGCCCGCCAACCGGCCCCAGGATCAGGCACAGGGCCAGACGCAGAGCCAGGCGCAGGGTGGTGGCGAAGGCCGGGCCGAGGGCCCGGCGCAGGGCCAGAGCCAGGGCAGCGTCCCGCCGCCGATGGCCGCCAACGACGCCACCGCCGGGGAGATCTGA
- a CDS encoding DUF1194 domain-containing protein, giving the protein MRRRPLLALPALLLPAAPPLRAPPLPARAQPASAGAAPVDVALVLAVDASGSIGEAEFRLQREGCAEAVAHPAVLAAIRGGPLGRVAIAMVEWGAPGGAETVLGWHAVSDAASAAILAEALLAAPRSRQSWNAIGDAIDHAAALLEACPHEATRRVIDLSGDGPDLRGLRPAAAARDAALAAGITINALAILTGRAGLVEHYRDQVITGPGAFVQPAEGREDFARALRAKLVREIA; this is encoded by the coding sequence ATGCGACGCCGCCCTCTCCTCGCCTTGCCCGCCCTGCTGCTGCCAGCCGCCCCGCCGTTGCGCGCACCACCGCTGCCCGCCCGGGCGCAGCCGGCCTCGGCCGGGGCCGCGCCGGTCGATGTGGCGCTGGTGCTGGCCGTCGACGCCTCGGGCAGCATCGGCGAGGCGGAATTCCGCCTGCAGCGCGAGGGCTGCGCCGAGGCGGTGGCCCACCCGGCCGTGCTGGCCGCCATCCGCGGCGGGCCGCTCGGGCGGGTCGCCATCGCCATGGTCGAATGGGGCGCGCCGGGCGGGGCAGAGACGGTGCTGGGCTGGCACGCCGTGTCGGACGCGGCCTCGGCCGCGATCCTGGCGGAGGCGCTGCTGGCGGCGCCGCGCTCACGCCAGAGCTGGAACGCCATCGGCGATGCCATTGACCATGCGGCGGCGCTGCTCGAGGCCTGCCCGCATGAGGCGACGCGGCGGGTCATCGACCTGTCCGGCGACGGGCCGGATCTGCGTGGGCTGCGCCCGGCGGCGGCGGCGCGCGACGCGGCCCTGGCGGCGGGCATCACCATCAACGCCCTGGCCATCCTGACCGGCCGCGCGGGCCTGGTGGAGCATTACCGGGACCAGGTCATCACCGGCCCCGGCGCCTTCGTGCAACCCGCGGAGGGGCGCGAGGATTTCGCCCGGGCGCTGCGCGCGAAGCTGGTGCGGGAGATCGCCTGA
- a CDS encoding transglycosylase SLT domain-containing protein: protein MLLAVPVLSTSPAEAAGPRNACLEAVRAAELRHDLPDGLLVAIALAESGLHAHALNIGGRSYYPESRAEARRLLVNAPARSSVMAGCVQVNARVHARNGADWPLDADRAADWAARYLRQHYNTTGNWAAALRRWNGGGHAQQLVCRVDAKLQVVNPGSGALGNPSCGRGQIARVRRDGAALLELAEAGN, encoded by the coding sequence GTGCTGCTTGCGGTCCCCGTCCTGTCCACCAGCCCGGCCGAGGCCGCCGGGCCACGCAATGCCTGCCTGGAAGCAGTTCGCGCCGCCGAACTGCGTCACGACCTGCCCGATGGGCTGCTGGTGGCGATCGCCCTGGCCGAGTCCGGCCTGCACGCGCACGCCCTCAACATCGGCGGCCGGTCCTACTACCCGGAGAGCCGGGCCGAGGCGCGCCGCCTCCTGGTGAACGCCCCTGCCCGGTCTTCGGTCATGGCCGGCTGTGTTCAAGTGAATGCGCGCGTGCATGCCCGCAACGGCGCCGACTGGCCGCTGGATGCCGATCGCGCGGCCGACTGGGCCGCCCGCTATCTGCGCCAGCACTACAACACCACCGGCAACTGGGCCGCGGCGCTGCGCCGCTGGAATGGCGGCGGCCATGCGCAGCAGCTGGTCTGCCGGGTGGATGCCAAGCTGCAGGTGGTCAATCCGGGCAGCGGCGCGCTGGGCAACCCGTCCTGCGGCCGCGGCCAGATCGCCCGCGTCCGCCGCGACGGCGCGGCGCTGCTGGAGCTGGCCGAAGCCGGCAACTGA
- a CDS encoding NCS2 family permease: MDRFFKLAERGTTPRQEVLAGLTTFLTMAYIIVVNPGIMAQAGMDQGAAFVATCLAAAIGSALMGLLANYPVALAPGMGLNARFAFVVVAGMGVSWQVALGAVFLSGLLFLVVSLSGLREWLINAIPLSLKLGIAAGIGFFLLLIGLQGMGLVVDHPVTLVTLGSFRNPATLLSCFGFLLTAGLLARGVTGAIVIGILATAALGVPFGLTQFHGIVSLPPSLAPTFLQMDLAGALGLGLLVIVFTFFLVDLLDNTGTLIATTHRAGLMRKDGTVPHLGRALMADSGGSMIGAVLGTSTTVSYIESAAGVQAGGRTGLTAITVAVLFLLALFLAPLATSIPAFATAPALVLVACLMAQSLRELHWEEPADYLPAIITALAMPLTFSISTGIGLGFISYAAIQLMAGKARAVSGAVWVLAAASVVKFYLAA; the protein is encoded by the coding sequence TTGGATCGTTTCTTCAAGCTGGCCGAGCGCGGCACCACGCCGCGGCAGGAGGTCCTGGCCGGCCTCACCACCTTCCTCACCATGGCCTACATCATCGTGGTCAATCCGGGCATCATGGCGCAGGCCGGCATGGACCAGGGCGCCGCCTTCGTCGCCACCTGCCTGGCGGCGGCCATCGGCTCGGCCCTGATGGGGCTGCTCGCCAACTATCCGGTGGCCCTCGCCCCGGGCATGGGGCTGAACGCCCGCTTCGCCTTCGTGGTCGTCGCCGGCATGGGGGTGTCCTGGCAGGTGGCGCTGGGCGCGGTGTTCCTCTCCGGCCTGCTCTTCCTGGTGGTGTCGCTGAGCGGGCTGCGCGAATGGCTGATCAACGCCATCCCGCTGTCGCTGAAGCTCGGCATCGCCGCCGGCATCGGCTTCTTCCTGCTGCTGATCGGGCTGCAGGGCATGGGGCTGGTGGTCGACCATCCGGTGACGCTGGTCACCCTCGGCTCCTTCCGCAATCCGGCGACGCTGCTCTCCTGCTTCGGCTTCCTGCTGACGGCGGGGCTGCTGGCGCGCGGCGTGACGGGCGCCATCGTCATCGGCATCCTGGCCACCGCCGCGCTCGGCGTGCCCTTCGGCCTGACGCAGTTCCACGGCATCGTCTCGCTGCCGCCCTCGCTGGCGCCGACCTTCCTGCAGATGGATCTGGCCGGCGCGCTCGGCCTCGGCCTGCTGGTGATCGTCTTCACCTTCTTCCTGGTCGACCTGCTGGACAACACCGGCACGCTGATCGCCACCACCCACCGCGCCGGGCTGATGCGCAAGGACGGCACCGTGCCGCATCTGGGCCGGGCGCTGATGGCGGATTCGGGCGGCTCGATGATCGGCGCCGTGCTCGGCACCTCGACCACCGTCTCCTATATCGAGAGCGCCGCCGGGGTGCAGGCGGGCGGCCGCACGGGGCTGACCGCCATCACCGTCGCGGTGCTGTTCCTGCTGGCGCTGTTCCTGGCGCCGCTGGCGACCTCGATCCCGGCCTTCGCCACGGCGCCGGCCCTGGTGCTGGTGGCCTGCCTGATGGCGCAGAGCCTGCGCGAGCTGCATTGGGAGGAGCCGGCCGACTACCTGCCGGCGATCATCACCGCGCTGGCCATGCCGCTGACCTTCTCGATCTCGACCGGCATCGGGCTCGGCTTCATCAGCTATGCGGCGATCCAGCTGATGGCGGGCAAGGCGCGGGCGGTCAGCGGCGCCGTCTGGGTGCTGGCCGCCGCCTCGGTGGTGAAGTTCTACCTGGCCGCCTGA